One genomic region from Yarrowia lipolytica chromosome 1C, complete sequence encodes:
- a CDS encoding uncharacterized protein (Compare to YALI0C07975g, some similarities with uniprot|Q7RXW6 Neurospora crassa NCU01465.1 hypothetical protein, similar to Saccharomyces cerevisiae SYT1 (YPR095C); ancestral locus Anc_3.407), which produces MPLIRRKKSVMASPTRSDDSDRRRSPSHDTLAPTTVLFKESDKDKLSRSNTDEVNVAVPTISLTSPDGRRSASASRTTSTSTLTNLGHTLRRTVSPSKAAPEETKEKDSKDKDRERSFSLGFNKKKDADGPRGRLQFRSNSSSTVASLLGFAKFRKDKEEGSGTPSRSQTPTQTSTQTQQPTPPTTQSPPSTAAAGTQLPPIPTLQAGGSSLLSDTDSDNDSESSHRRGVSVSSATGSMAQLGAHNYAQWSQSLKTMGAHSTGGSGGASATSTGASNHSGGVLGGPTVHSAPPTRSSTGSVTALLEEEPTKTTTRRPSTPNLSSNGSSLMPPPPPTGFARFRRKTASMLFNSDDEEPARPPVFRSLSSQSIRGDRQKEERQKEAQKEAQKEKDDKEGGSGGSVGGSGGLDSSVQSLEKPRSESVSAVSAASGTSSTSNQFLTTPSSSTFPNSPSLSFQDLPFSSRPRSKTMPTSGGPPSGATSEKVLDSSKSASYSPRESVEDIQLPPINDRTPKEYMAAIRQLNMHGQTAALLCSRDSDFYRECMAIYSSEFDFTTDPIDMALRKFLMYVVLPKEAQQIDRILDAFATRYDECNPGIYADAELAYVVAFSLMILHTDSFNKSNKHKMQKSDYINNTFAEGVSPDILECFYDNITYTPFVHTEEEPGHDKKTLVAQKKTSSFNIRSDKNLIDPYALILEGKLDSIRPSLDDALSQDCPYSYEAPESRDAFHAVRLAFSNGASLQLTSSRSRPGAFLSQDTTDNPLMADPGVIDIKIAKVGILFRKEQKRVLSTARSIWKEWGAILTASQLYLFKETQWIKSILKDLEAGRHVISANDQFHPTITLSTTGMVALRNSSTSAPPKTSRKVPFVLSAKSLGQEWIAAASETDTAEWTHLINYSAAFASHSINPNPGTGLNSSLTAALSQDIHTSRRLAMVDALHTLEEKVGAVEIEVDGLLRNARHLKLMAPIQQRTRYHVNFCAARLSAKLDWQWLDLTKYQSYRLVLTKELEEEQEWQLTGGAETAEEADMEETKLEPTQSTTTTLSIASSSSAVLSGFPKMEITTTSSEDDDGDSDESQQTNDSFISSLSPSQALSSPSQGVDLSPSQPSIDSAEFEGFEECLPVKSGRNSFLSTTTAIPRPDSSLSSRSSLQPTVSNGSKQDRFYEVRESILRDTAPSDRSDGDTRSSSLDLPRKASRSLSLSRSSGDLRSGENSPLKPSMSVRKLRTGLRNGSDSPGREVSPVRADNPSIERSSSLIRGSDFTLHGKKFSVVEVNPQFAATPHHKRTTSRSERKEEKKGESEP; this is translated from the coding sequence ATGCCTCTGATACGGAGGAAAAAATCGGTCATGGCTTCGCCGACCCGGTCGGACGACTCGGACCGCCGTCGCAGCCCGTCGCACGACACGCTCGCGCCTACCACGGTGCTGTTCAAGGAGTcggacaaggacaagctgAGCAGAAGTAACACCGACGAGGTCAATGTCGCGGTTCCGACCATCTCTCTGACGTCTCCGGACGGCCGTCGCAGTGCCAGCGCCAGCAGAACTACTTCGACATCCACACTCACCAACTTGGGCCACACTTTGAGACGGACCGTGAGTCCCAGTAAGGCTGCTCCGGAAGAGACTAAGGAGAAAGactccaaggacaaggaccgGGAGCGGTCGTTTTCGCTAGGATtcaacaaaaagaaggacgccGACGGACCACGTGGCCGCCTACAATTCAGGTCCaactcgtcctccaccgTGGCATCTCTGCTGGGCTTTGCCAAGTTCAGaaaggacaaggaggaagGCTCCGGCACACCGTCCAGATCCCAGACCCCGACACAGACTTCGACTCAAACACAACAACCAACGCCACCCACGACACAATCGCCGCCATCGACAGCTGCAGCGGGCACACAACTGCCACCGATTCCAACCCTGCAGGCTGGAGGCAGCTCACTACTATCAGACACGGACAGCGACAATGACTCGGAAAGCAGTCACCGACGAGGTGTTAGCGTGAGCTCTGCCACCGGCTCAATGGCCCAGTTGGGTGCACACAACTACGCCCAATGGAGTCAGTCCCTGAAGACCATGGGTGCGCACAGCACAGGAGGAAGCGGAGGAGCCAGCGCAACAAGTACTGGAGCCAGCAACCACAGTGGTGGCGTACTGGGTGGTCCTACTGTTCATAGTGCACCGCCCACGCGAAGTAGTACAGGGTCTGTTACTGCTttgttggaggaggaacctACGAAAACTACTACCCGACGACCCAGTACCCCCAACCTGAGCAGTAATGGCTCATCGCTGATGCCCCCGCCTCCTCCCACAGGTTTCGCACGATTCCGTCGAAAAACAGCGTCCATGCTGTTCAACTCGGATGATGAGGAGCCCGCGAGACCACCAGTATTCCGGTCTCTTTCCTCCCAGTCTATTAGAGGAGATCGCCAAAAGGAAGAACGACAGAAGGAGGCACAGAAGGAGGCacagaaggaaaaggacgacaaggagggcgGTAGTGGAGGTAGTGTCGGCGGCTCTGGAGGCCTGGACTCCTCAGTCCAATCTCTGGAGAAACCCAGATCGGAGTCTGTATCCGCAGTCTCCGCAGCATCAGGGACCTCATCGACCTCCAACCAGTTCCTCACGACACCCTCGTCTTCCACCTTCCCCAactctccctctctctcgtTCCAGGACCTGCCCTTTTCTTCCCGACCTCGAAGCAAAACCATGCCTACTAGTGGCGGTCCTCCCAGCGGTGCGACCTCTGAGAAGGTGCTTGATTCGTCCAAGTCAGCGTCTTACTCGCCTAGAGAGTCCGTGGAAGACATCCAACTACCTCCTATCAACGACCGGACGCCTAAGGAGTACATGGCCGCGATTCGACAGCTCAACATGCATGGCCAGACGGCCGCTCTGCTGTGCTCTCGCGACTCAGACTTTTACCGCGAGTGCATGGCTATTTACTCTTCCGAGTTTGACTTCACCACGGATCCTATCGACATGGCTCTGAGAAAGTTTCTCATGTATGTGGTGCTCCCCAAGGAGGCCCAGCAGATTGACCGGATTCTGGACGCGTTTGCGACCCGGTACGACGAGTGTAACCCAGGTATTTATGCCGATGCTGAACTGGCTTATGTGGTTGCTTTCTCTCTTATGATCCTGCACACGGACTCCTTCAACAAGAGTAATAAGCACAAGATGCAGAAGAGCGACTACATCAACAACACATTTGCAGAAGGTGTTTCACCAGACATTCTGGAGTGCTTCTACGACAACATTACATACACACCGTTTGTACacaccgaggaggagcctggccacgacaagaagacaCTCGTGGCGCAAAAGAAGACGTCGTCGTTCAACATTCGAAGCGACAAGAATCTGATTGACCCCTATGCTCTGATTCTGGAGGGCAAGCTAGACTCTATTAGACCATCTCTGGATGACGCCCTGTCTCAGGACTGCCCTTACTCGTATGAGGCCCctgagtcacgtgatgctTTCCATGCCGTGCGTCTCGCCTTTAGCAACGGTGCGTCTCTCCAATTGACATCTTCCCGGTCTCGTCCCGGAGCGTTTCTTTCTCAGGATACCACTGACAACCCACTTATGGCGGACCCTGGTGTTATTGATATCAAGATCGCCAAGGTTGGTATTCTATTTCGAAAGGAGCAAAAGCGGGTTCTTTCTACCGCTCGGTCGATTTGGAAGGAGTGGGGTGCTATTCTGACTGCGTCTCAACTGTATCTCTTTAAGGAGACGCAGTGGATCAAAAGTATTTTGAAGGATCTGGAAGCTgggcgtcacgtgatttcaGCCAACGACCAGTTCCATCCCACAATCACTCTTTCCACTACCGGAATGGTTGCTCTTCGGAACTCATCCACCTCCGCGCCTCCCAAGACTTCACGAAAGGTCCCGTTTGTGCTTTCTGCAAAGTCTTTGGGTCAAGAGTGGATCGCTGCGGCTTCCGAGACTGACACAGCCGAGTGGACGCATTTGATCAACTACTCGGCTGCTTTTGCGAGCCACAGTATAAATCCCAACCCTGGTACTGGGTTGAACTCCTCTTTGACGGCTGCCTTGTCACAGGACATTCATACGTCCCGACGACTGGCAATGGTGGATGCCCTCCATACACTCGAAGAGAAGGTTGGAGCCGTAGAGATTGAGGTGGACGGGCTTCTCCGTAATGCTCGGCATCTCAAACTCATGGCCCCCATTCAACAGCGAACTCGATACCATGTCAACTTCTGCGCTGCCCGGTTGTCTGCCAAACTCGACTGGCAGTGGCTTGATTTGACGAAGTACCAGAGTTACCGACTAGTGTtgaccaaggagctggaggaggagcaggagtggCAGTTGACTGGCGGTGCTGAGactgccgaggaggccgatATGGAAGAGACCAAGTTGGAGCCCACTCAGTCGACCACGACCACTCTGTCAATtgcatcttcttcttcggcTGTTTTGTCTGGCTTCCCTAAGATGGAGATCACAACCACCAGTAGCGAGGACGATGATGGTGATTCGGACGAGTCCCAGCAAACCAATGACTCGTTCATTTCGTCTCTTTCGCCTTCACAGgctctctcttctccttcccAGGGAGTCGATTTATCTCCTTCGCAGCCCTCTATCGACTCTGCCGAGTTTGAGGGCTTTGAGGAGTGTCTACCCGTCAAGAGTGGTCGAAACAGCTTTTTGTCTACTACCACAGCTATTCCTCGGCCGGATTCGTCTCTCTCGTCTCGttcttctcttcagccCACTGTTTCTAACGGTTCCAAGCAGGATCGGTTTTATGAGGTTCGAGAAAGCATTCTGAGAGACACCGCCCCGAGTGATCGGTCTGATGGTGATACTaggtcgtcgtcgctggaTCTGCCCAGAAAGGCGTCTCGGTCTTTATCTCTGAGCAGATCATCTGGTGATCTCCGTTCAGGTGAGAATAGTCCTCTCAAACCGTCCATGAGTGTTCGGAAGCTGCGAACCGGTCTTCGAAACGGCTCAGATTCCCCCGGACGGGAAGTTTCGCCTGTTCGAGCTGATAATCCGTCCATTGAGCGATCGTCGTCGCTGATCAGAGGCTCGGACTTTACTTTGCACGGTAAAAAGTTTTCTGTTGTCGAGGTCAATCCCCAATTTGCCGCCACTCCCCACCATAAGAGAACCACCAGCAGGAGTGAGcgcaaggaggagaagaagggggAGAGTGAGCCCTAG
- a CDS encoding uncharacterized protein (Compare to YALI0C08030g, similar to Saccharomyces cerevisiae RDS3 (YPR094W); ancestral locus Anc_3.406, similar to uniprot|Q7RZL7 Neurospora crassa NCU00348.1 conserved hypothetical protein) codes for MSRHHPDLVLCMKQSGTRVGRLCEKCDGKCPVCDSFVRPTTLVKVCDECSFGKLEDRCIICDGYAVADAYYCFECTRLEKDRDGCPKIINVGGSRTDLHFQRKKEGQR; via the exons ATGTCTAGACACCATCCCGATCTGGTGCTGTGCATGAAGCAGAGCGGCACTCGTGTGGGCCGTCTGTGTGAAAAGTGCGACGGCAAGTGCCCTGTCTGCGACTCGTTTGTGCGACCTACCACCTTGGTCAAGGTCTGTGATGAGTGCAGTTTTGGCAAGTTGGAGGATCGGTGTATTATTTGCGACGGATAT GCGGTGGCGGACGCTTATTACTGCTTTGAATGCACACGACTGGAAAAGGACAGAGATGGCTGTCCGAAGATCATCAACGTCGGAGGCAGCCGGACGGACCTGCATTTCCagagaaagaaggagggaCAGAGGTAA
- a CDS encoding uncharacterized protein (Full length Line element) yields MSFTSTTTPSKAPCKSTQAKMKSPNVKVITANIGGFKMAEALNRLPDTIVNIIRTTHYPDLVLLQETNWVDSSLQTAQQIISNSPYPGGRHYTLLGSTAGVSNRSVGVGLVYSDNVTITNFTTVFEYFPALDNRLCLADVHIKGTDRHLSLINVYAPNEQGASPFTNRQFYQSLDDYLRLHPCQYPLIAAGDWNAVASNDGRIGEKVTTHLKDFLANWDLLDTYTLISKHRKGLYTHTNNSRGAGRRLDQLHISSTLSQWIKSTQLVTNKQGHNITKSSHHAVQFVFNFGNLTQRQDRGPGTWRMPWWVFDTEYIAWLKFHVKSILKRYGPLKPSLKLQCLKENIKVTIQQEAKNRALRDSNHPDNRRREALMATASDWQAYPANEPYPMLHARVEQSKQQMEIHSLRNHQGRVKTDTSSLCDISARYFDNIFDRAADINDTDDSAFLDLFPEETRRVNTANPSLDSSFTKEEIFDTIKASTHNSAPGPDGIPYRFYRDCWDELGDLMTDVYNEAGADSPISTERNTAIIKLLYKSGDQADISNYRPISLINTEVKIYTQLINKAIQNILPDSIHGAQNGFVPGRHITNNLDTMDHFCNAYSQLNMGWVVGSLDFRKAYDTISQSWVIKTLRNVGVSELMINRILAVQQNAVTRINIRGVLSRPVRIKIGVRQGCPLSPTLFIIAVDALVRRLDREMFGLAPGLPLSHHHTTGHRPPQPPTHPEAVAAGHMKVSAFADDIAVFLNNIQDVATVGRVLCLFQRVSGLTLNPSKTVLQKIGPPDCFVPLTFIDAEWQRTIDATWPTDNNTRQAPTLRTSDNIFRYLGVHFGNRERLDTHYAQIKEDLKESLRRLSLWGLPYYSKAWMINIYFFSKLNFLGPYVSQIDNTFIRELNELACDKINKLSPDKTRKTFSNGFIQTPVGRGGLNLRDMGRFMVCLKAARAYRFFHGSSPALWDCTFQFYSRTHSLTQEKPHQRVDCRFPTGQAWGYAASPTMRDAIRASFELNKPLTAEHANPREDHEPSTTDTVNHRIWERNQVNVRAAESFREAHVDIAAARRYHPVRMVSTAEIDHLRWSMGPLTLENFMFHKTSSPDLPNFPHTLARPKKWTQRSDYGGISDDMVWQEVMHDLRKHYIADANKAQVLHLMRISRLPLVKWRYPDDHVFTKKNPGCGLCDKAIIQDLHEHIFCKCEVLLSMLTRMKIPSVDSLKDWIFTESKCGVLPSFPGHVNSDAPRKHQQVKTRKYLRELAYGIWKMERSLRYSGDDATLGHVQQGLLQFLKEAQMCFYDGQPPALHDERE; encoded by the coding sequence ATGTCTTTCACCTCTACTACCACCCCTTCTAAAGCCCCATGTAAGAGCACCCAGGCCAAAATGAAATCTCCGAATGTTAAAGTCATCACGGCTAACATCGGCGGTTTTAAGATGGCGGAAGCGCTTAACCGATTACCCGACACCATTGTAAACATTATTCGAACTACTCACTACCCcgatctcgtccttcttcaagagaCGAACTGGGTGGACTCCTCCCTACAAACCGCTCAACAAATCATTTCAAACTCGCCCTACCCGGGGGGCAGACACTACACCCTCCTCGGCTCCACAGCTGGTGTTTCTAATAGAAGCGTCGGCGTGGGGCTAGTCTATTCCGAcaacgtcaccatcacaaacTTTACAACAGTTTTTGAATACTTCCCAGCCCTAGACAACAGACTGTGTTTGGCCGACGTGCACATCAAAGGCACCGACAGACACCTATCGCTGATCAACGTATACGCACCAAACGAGCAGGGAGCCTCCCCCTTCACTAACCGGCAGTTCTACCAGTCACTAGACGACTATCTACGCCTCCATCCCTGCCAATACCCCCTGATAGCGGCAGGCGATTGGAACGCGgtcgcctccaacgacggcaGGATTGGCGAAAAAGTGACGACTCACCTTAAGGACTTCTTAGCTAACTGGGACTTACTAGACACCTACACTCTAAtcagcaaacacagaaaaggcctctacactcacaccaacaacagccgcgGAGCTGGCAGGCGCCTGGATCAGCTGCACATCTCTTCGACACTCTCACAGTGGATCAAATCCACACAACTGGtaaccaacaagcagggtcACAACATCACGAAGTCCTCTCACCACGCGGTCCAATTCGTCTTTAACTTTGGCAACCTCACCCAGCGACAAGACAGAGGCCCAGGCACCTGGAGGATGCCCTGGTGGGTTTTTGATACAGAGTACATTGCTTGGCTCAAGTTCCACGTCAAATCCATTCTGAAGCGATATGGTCCTTTGAAGCCCAGCCTGAAGCTGCAATGCCTGAAAGAAAACATTAAGGTCACCATCCAACAGGAAGCCAAAAACCGCGCACTTCGAGATTCCAACCACCCAGACAACAGACGCCGCGAGGCCCTcatggcaacagcctcaGACTGGCAAGCCTACCCAGCTAACGAGCCATACCCGATGCTCCATGCTCGGGTCGAACAATCCAAGcaacagatggagatccacTCCCTACggaaccaccaaggccgagtgaagaccgacacctcctctctctgcgACATCTCAGCTCGATACTTTGACAACATCTTCGACAGAGCTGCCGATATCAacgacaccgacgacagcgcCTTTTTAGACCTCTTCCCCGAAGAAACCCGGAGGGTGAATACAGCTAACCCAAGCCTGGACTCGTCTtttaccaaggaggagatcttcgATACCATCAAGGCGTCTACGCACAACAGCGCGCCAGGGCCAGACGGCATCCCGTACAGGTTCTACCGCGACTGCTGGGATGAGCTGGGGGACTTGATGACGGACGTCTACAACGAAGCTGGAGCCGACTCGCCCATCAGCACCGAACGCAACACCGCTATCatcaaactactgtacaagtcggGAGATCAGgccgacatctccaactacaggcCTATTTCTTTGATCAACACAGAGGTGAAGATCTACACACAGCTCATTAACAAAgccatccagaacattCTTCCGGACAGCATTCACGGCGCCCAAAACGGTTTCGTACCGGGTCGACACATCACTAACAAtctcgacaccatggaTCATTTTTGCAACGCCTACTCCCAGCTGAACATGGGTTGGGTCGTAGGATCACTGGACTTCCGGAAAGCCTACGACACTATCAGCCAGAGTTGGGTGATAAAGACGCTTCGAAATGTGGGTGTCTCGGAACTGATGATCAACCGTATCCTAGCTGTACAACAGAACGCAGTAACGAGAATCAACATCAGAGGTGTCCTATCTCGCCCAGTCCGCATCAAGATCGGAGTGAGACAAGGAtgccctctctctccaaccctcttcatcatcgcAGTAGACGCACTTGTGCGTCGTCTGGACCGAGAGATGTTTGGACTGGCCCCAGGCCTGCCACtatcccaccaccacaccactgGGCACAGGCCGCCACAACCCCCTACTCACCCggaggcagtggcagctggACACATGAAGGTGTCGGCTTTCGCGGACGACATAGCGgtgttcctcaacaacatccaggacgTGGCCACGGTTGGTAGAGtgctctgcctcttccaacggGTCTCAGGCCTCACACTAAACCCGTCAAAGACGGTGCTTCAGAAGATCGGCCCCCCCGATTGTTTTGTTCCACTAACCTTTATTGACGCAGAATGGCAGCGAACAATTGACGCCACCTGGCcaaccgacaacaacacacgacAGGCCCCGACGCTCCGGACATCTGACAACATTTTCCGGTACCTCGGAGTACACTTCGGAAATCGCGAAAGGTTGGACACGCACTAcgctcagatcaaggaggacctcaaggagtcgcTGCGACGCCTTTCACTATGGGGTCTCCCCTATTACAGCAAGGCGTGGATGATCAacatctacttcttctcgaaactGAATTTCCTTGGACCCTACGTCAGCCAGATCGACAACACCTTCATCCGAGAGCTGAACGAACTAGCGtgcgacaagatcaacaaatTATCACCCGACAAAACACGCAAAACCTTCAGCAATGGTTTCATCCAAACTCCGgtaggcagaggaggactgAACCTGCGGGACATGGGACGTTTCATGGTGTGCCTGAAGGCCGCTCGGGCTTACAGGTTCTTCCATGGCTCATCGCCGGCCCTTTGGGACTGCACCTTCCAGTTCTACAGCAGAACTCACAGTCTCACACAGGAAAAGCCACACCAGCGCGTCGACTGCCGCTTTCCGACAGGCCAAGCTTGGGGCTACGCAgcctcccccaccatgcGAGACGCAATCagagcttctttcgagctcaacaagccccTCACCGCGGAACATGCCaaccctcgagaagatcacgAGCCCTctacaacagacacagttaATCACAGAATCTGGGAACGAAACCAGGTGAAcgtgagagcagcagaatctttCCGGGAAGCACACGTCGACATCGCAGCCGCGAGACGATACCATCCGGTCAGAATGGTGTCCACAGCGGAAATCGACCACCTCCGGTGGAGCATGGGACCACTTACTCtagagaacttcatgtttcacaagacctcgtctcccgacttgccaaacttcccacacacacttgcACGACCGAAGAAGTGGACTCAACGAAGCGACTACGGGGGCATCTCtgacgacatggtctgGCAGGAGGTAATGCATGACCTTCGAAAACACTACATcgccgacgccaacaaagcacaagttcttcacctcatGCGGATATCTCGACTTCCGCTCGtgaaatggagataccctgacgaccacgttttcaccaagaagaatccAGGATGCGGGCTCTGTGATAAGGCCATCATTCAGGATCTGCACGAGCATATCTTCTGCAAGTgcgaagttcttctttccatgttgaccaggatgaagattccgtcagtggactctctaaaggactggatctttaccgagtcgaaatgtggagtactcccctctttcccagggcatgtgaacagtgacgccccccggaaacatcaacaagtcaagacACGCAAATATCTGCGGGAATTGGCTtatgggatctggaagatggagagatcccTCCGGTACTCAGGGGACGACGCCACcctgggacatgtccaacagggtttgcttcaattcctgaaggaagcccagatgtgtttctacgatggacaaccgccagcacttcacgatgagcgagagtag
- a CDS encoding uncharacterized protein (Full length Line element): METAQAQASAGNSLGAPNPPPPDLSRGDGATSTETPNQTDIEKIQKNDKNDENNKKNDKNDKNDKKNDNNITLNAWKSKAEVKALLTSNPSTLKFNLNKERISEPLAAPNGRHTSGRFNVSYVASKENFFRRALDRSATPDWNLPISMFLEHLDNAAEVDEKDTISVLEGVIEKFDEIKGQVGLAEFDLSRHNLDIVPHLIDQINLEQDPEDCYQVGNGWHYLTSDALTDPHEQRMAVILETVSLIVEANTQDYRIMRKGSANPAGRRVLYYFNLPSYMKMERQTEDAFKIHLNAILNQFDVDIDQAIPGSSLLSGTLLMTSANHQNISGPVIAVRALLGSTLPQTIPDFFVNLDPTKARLTGSKLIKMHFANGDNICVKCKSTKHIREACPEKDMVTPKIFRTRAHQGTLPQRGKALASIHAPSTVEPPVQTRKFHHTPATHQWETVGTKSPRHRRTRDTSPQPTGQKPLRSYYNFEVLSDKTGEDTPEETEQTNQLPSTNQQHGTQNLPINIPASEEDTVPDDQETEQADVSMNGFDTQPDALAHPEVAPDVTQFLPPATPLNTEATNNGLPHDHTSPNTTNQTQPPPGSIHEGRPRGGHTTSSFSGEPSHTTLGKKHIAVFQTASSEVPVQILNPDRSENRLCWLPSQEVAKFIDGRCPTFLSTCHFKVFHDGATLSSVDEIVEPPNSPPNPPRVTTLHEVDTMLRPGQNQ, encoded by the coding sequence ATGGAAACAGCGCAAGCCCAAGCTTCGGCGGGTAACTCCTTGGGCGCTCCGAACCCCCCACCTCCTGATTTATCgcgaggtgatggagccaCCTCAACCGAAACCCCCAACCAAaccgacattgaaaaaatccaaaaaaacgacaaaaacgatgaaaacaacaaaaaaaacgacaaaaacgacaaaaacgacaaaaaaaacgacaacaatATCACCCTCAACGCCTGGAAGAGCAAGGCCGAAGTCAAGGCTCTCCTGACATCGAACCCCTCCACACTCAaattcaacctcaacaaggagcgaatTTCGGAGCCCCTTGCGGCGCCGAATGGTAGGCATACCTCCGGCCGTTTCAACGTGTCCTATGTAGCCAGCAAGGAAAACTTCTTCCGAAGAGCTCTTGACCGCTCCGCCACCCCTGATTGGAATCTTCCTATCTCCATGTTCCTCGAGCACCTCGATAACGCCGCTGaagtcgacgagaaggacaccATCAGTGTCCTCGAGGGCGTCATCGAAAAgttcgacgagatcaagggtCAGGTTGGTCTGGCGGAGTTTGACCTGTCCAGGCACAACCTAGACATCGTCCCCCACCTGATCGACCAGATTAACTTAGAACAGGACCCTGAAGACTGCTACCAAGTGGGAAATGGTTGGCACTACCTGACGTCGGACGCCCTCACTGACCCCCACGAACAACGAATGgctgtcattctggagacagttagtctcattgttgaggCCAATACTCAAGATTATCGCATCATGAGGAAGGGCTCGGCTAaccctgctggacgaagaGTACTTTACTACTTCAACCTACCCTCgtacatgaagatggagcgtCAGACGGAGGATGCTTTCAAGATCCACCTCAACGCTattctcaaccagttcGACGTAGACATTGATCAGGCCATTCCAGGTTCCTCCCTCTTGAGTGGCACCCTTCTGATGACCTCTGCCAACCATCAGAACATCTCGGGTCCTGTGATCGCAGTTCGTGCTCTCCTAGGCTCCACCCTGCCCCAGACCATCCCCGACTTCTTCGTCAACCTGGATCCCACCAAGGCTAGGCTTACCggctcaaagttgatcaAGATGCACTTCGCCAACGGCGATAACATCTGTGTTAAGTGCAAGAGCACTAAGCACATCCGGGAGGCCTGCCCCGAGAAAGACATGGTCACTCCCAAGATCTTCCGCACCCGCGCTCACCAGGGTACCCTCCCACAGAGAGGTAAAGCCCTTGCTTCCATCCATGCCCCATCCACCGTGGAGCCCCCGGTCCAAACTCGCAAGTTCCACCACACGCCTGCTACTCACCAGTGGGAGACCGTCGGCACTAAGTCCCCTAGACATAGACGGACTCGAGACACGTCCCCCCAACCCACCGGTCAGAAGCCCCTCCGATCTTACTACAACTTTGAAGTCTTGAGCGACAAAACCGGAGAGGACACAcccgaagagaccgagcAAACTAACCAGCTGCCCTCTAcgaaccagcagcatggaacTCAGAATCTAcccatcaacatccccgCCTCCGAGGAAGACACAGTTCCCGACGACCAGGAAACGGAACAGGCTGACGTATCCATGAACGGCTTTGACACCCAGCCTGACGCACTTGCTCACCCTGAAGTAGCCCCTGATGTCACCCAGTTTCTTCCCCCCGCTACCCCGCTTAacaccgaggccaccaacaacggcctTCCCCACGACCACACCAGTCCCAACACGaccaaccaaacacaaccccccCCCGGAAGTATCCACGAGGGccgaccccgaggagggcacaccacctccagttTCTCTGGCGAGCCCTCTCACACCACGCTCGGCAAGAAGCACATTGCGGTCTTCCAGACCGCCTCGAGCGAGGTTCCGGTGCAAATCCTGAACCCGGACAGGTCGGAGAACagactctgctggctgcCTTCTCAGGAGGTAGCAAAGTTCATTGACGGGAGGTGCCCGACATTCCTGTCTACATGCCACTTCAAAGTTTTCCACGACGGTGCGACACTCAGCTCggtagacgagattgtAGAACCCCCGAACAGTCCCCCGAACCCCCCTAGGGTGACCACTCTCCATGAGGTGGACACAATGCTCCGACCGGGGCAGAACCAGTAA